In Gordonia iterans, the following proteins share a genomic window:
- a CDS encoding type IV toxin-antitoxin system AbiEi family antitoxin domain-containing protein, whose product MEPAGEVLRLNTVTTQPGTTAQTSSDARRTRRRRIRAEVDTVLADLDGVLTTPQALTCGLSRGQISRKVKNGSWEHYARGVYLSRQHAFTDAALVRAVVGAHRGVADRTSAAWWHGMIDALRRPLTVCVPVNSHRPPELPHEVVLLHRSLPAEDLTEERGLPVTAPALTVLGTLATLEKDASAFLDRVLQRKLVTVADLTAALERNKGMHGLRPARDLLATLVAGAESEAERLFAELLKLHEITGWIQQYRFGGRPIDFAWPAERVSVEINGWAYHRDAERFENDNAKTAMLAAAGWITLSFTWKQLTDDPERCIAQVAAALAMRR is encoded by the coding sequence ATGGAACCCGCGGGCGAGGTGCTGCGTCTAAACACCGTGACCACTCAGCCCGGTACCACCGCGCAGACCTCATCCGACGCCCGCCGCACCCGACGACGGCGCATCCGCGCCGAGGTCGACACGGTACTCGCCGACCTGGACGGGGTGCTCACCACGCCCCAGGCCTTGACCTGCGGTCTCTCCCGCGGCCAGATCAGCCGCAAGGTGAAGAACGGTTCATGGGAGCACTACGCGCGCGGGGTCTACCTGTCCCGCCAGCATGCGTTCACCGACGCCGCACTGGTCCGCGCCGTGGTCGGCGCACACCGTGGCGTCGCCGACCGGACCTCCGCCGCGTGGTGGCACGGCATGATCGACGCGCTCCGTCGGCCGCTCACGGTGTGCGTGCCGGTGAACTCCCACCGACCGCCCGAGCTTCCGCACGAGGTCGTACTACTCCACCGGTCGCTGCCCGCCGAAGATCTCACCGAGGAGCGCGGCCTCCCGGTGACCGCTCCCGCCCTCACAGTGCTCGGGACCCTCGCCACCCTCGAGAAGGACGCCTCCGCCTTCCTTGACCGCGTCCTCCAGCGCAAGCTGGTGACCGTGGCGGACCTGACCGCCGCGCTCGAACGCAACAAGGGCATGCACGGCCTTCGGCCCGCGCGCGATCTGCTCGCAACACTGGTCGCCGGCGCGGAGTCCGAGGCCGAGCGCCTCTTCGCCGAGTTGCTGAAGCTCCATGAGATCACCGGCTGGATTCAGCAGTATCGGTTCGGTGGCCGACCAATCGACTTCGCCTGGCCCGCCGAGCGGGTCAGCGTAGAGATCAACGGGTGGGCGTACCACCGCGACGCCGAGCGTTTCGAGAACGACAACGCGAAGACCGCGATGCTCGCCGCGGCCGGATGGATCACCCTCTCGTTCACGTGGAAGCAGCTGACCGACGACCCCGAGCGTTGCATCGCCCAGGTCGCCGCGGCACTGGCCATGCGCCGCTGA
- a CDS encoding (Fe-S)-binding protein → MTTTTVVIGSIAVAISILCWGSFLRGVVRMARIISQGQKVDSSRFAHPLSRLWTMLKEFIAHTRMVKFPTVGVAHWLVMIGFLGGFLLFFEAYGQSINPEFHWPLFGDSFAWHLWDEILGIGTVIGIVVLIVIRQKNHPRVPKRLSRFTGSRFLPAYTIEAIVLVEGLGMIFVKAGKIATYHHSNVYSDFFTMQVAKLLPASPLMVSLFAVVKLLSGSLFLLLVGMNLNWGVAWHRFAAFPNIFFKRESDGGVALGAIKPMESNGKVLEMETADPDVDAFGAGKIEDFSWKGWLDFTTCTECGRCQSQCPAWNTGKPLSPKLMIMSLRDHGYAKAPYLLAGGAKDMGGDEIGLVDADGNVREDKLEAIPAEARTEAERPLVGESEGTTGAIIDAEALWSCTTCGACVEQCPVDIEHIDHFVDMRRYQVLIESDFPSELAGLFKNLENKGNPWGQNQAQRTAWIDELDFHVPVYGQDVESFEGYEYLFWVGCAGAYEDRAKKTTKAVAELLNIAAVDFMVLGQGETCTGDSARRAGNEFLFQMLAQQNIETFNELFATAPQQRRKIVVTCAHCFNAIYNEYPQVAGITGEASAGQYEVVHHTQLLNRLVREKRLVPVAPVGGREVTYHDPCYLGRHNTIYDAPRELMEASGSTLTEMPRHGSRSMCCGAGGARMWMEEQIGKRINVDRVDEALDTLATTPTGDDTKLVATGCPFCRVMLTDGVTAQTSGTELEDKIEVVDVAQMILEGVRRGQHEGITRGDKHHGPKWVAKPEPEPETEPEPAPVKAAPAAKTEAPAATKPATGGLAPKGGLKKPGGLKKPGGAPAPGGAAKPAADAAPAEGGLGKPSGLKKPGGLKKPGGIKKPGGAAPAAAEAPPEAEAAATETAPNGLKKPGGIKKPAAAAPAQAHADVTAVTDAPATETTTAPSEGKAKGFGMAGGLKKPGGGLRKPGAPKATAAPAADDTEVPAAETVEDTADVIEAVDPGAAAMAESAQEQATETAAATTAATEGKAKGFGMAGGLKKPGGGLRKPGASKPAAAAVTEAPAEEPIEGAPLDDTPATEDTAPDVPAEAPDEVADAAVAVETEAEASRSSDAVTTGTEGKAKGFGMAAGKKRPGR, encoded by the coding sequence GTGACGACCACGACGGTTGTAATCGGATCCATCGCGGTAGCGATCAGCATTCTGTGCTGGGGCTCGTTCCTCCGCGGTGTCGTACGGATGGCCCGCATCATCTCGCAGGGCCAGAAGGTCGACTCGTCGCGGTTCGCGCATCCGCTGTCGCGACTGTGGACGATGCTCAAGGAGTTCATCGCCCACACCAGAATGGTGAAGTTCCCGACCGTCGGCGTCGCGCACTGGCTGGTGATGATCGGCTTCCTCGGCGGATTCCTGCTCTTCTTCGAAGCCTACGGACAGTCGATCAACCCGGAGTTCCACTGGCCGCTCTTCGGCGATTCCTTCGCCTGGCATCTGTGGGACGAGATCCTCGGCATCGGCACCGTGATCGGCATCGTCGTCCTCATCGTCATCCGGCAGAAGAACCATCCTCGCGTTCCCAAGCGCCTGTCTCGTTTCACCGGCTCCCGGTTCCTCCCCGCCTATACGATCGAGGCCATCGTCCTGGTCGAGGGTCTGGGCATGATCTTCGTCAAGGCCGGCAAGATCGCGACGTACCACCACTCGAACGTCTACTCCGACTTCTTCACCATGCAGGTGGCCAAGCTGCTTCCGGCGAGCCCGCTGATGGTGTCGCTGTTCGCAGTCGTCAAACTGCTCTCGGGCAGCTTGTTCCTGCTGCTGGTCGGCATGAACCTCAACTGGGGCGTGGCCTGGCACCGCTTCGCCGCGTTCCCGAACATCTTCTTCAAGCGTGAGTCCGACGGCGGTGTCGCCCTCGGCGCCATCAAGCCGATGGAGAGCAACGGCAAGGTCCTGGAGATGGAGACCGCCGACCCGGACGTCGATGCCTTCGGCGCCGGCAAGATCGAGGACTTCAGCTGGAAGGGCTGGCTCGACTTCACCACGTGCACCGAGTGCGGCCGGTGCCAGAGCCAGTGCCCGGCCTGGAACACCGGCAAGCCGCTCTCGCCCAAGCTGATGATCATGTCGCTGCGCGACCACGGCTACGCCAAGGCCCCGTACCTCCTGGCCGGCGGCGCCAAGGACATGGGCGGCGACGAGATCGGCCTGGTCGACGCCGACGGCAACGTCCGCGAAGACAAGCTCGAGGCGATCCCTGCCGAGGCCCGCACCGAAGCCGAGCGGCCGTTGGTCGGCGAATCCGAGGGCACCACCGGGGCTATCATCGACGCCGAAGCACTGTGGAGCTGCACCACGTGCGGCGCCTGCGTGGAGCAGTGCCCGGTCGACATCGAGCACATCGACCATTTCGTCGACATGCGCCGTTACCAGGTCCTGATCGAGTCGGACTTCCCGTCCGAGCTGGCCGGCCTGTTCAAGAACCTGGAGAACAAGGGCAACCCGTGGGGCCAGAACCAGGCCCAGCGCACCGCCTGGATCGACGAACTGGACTTCCACGTCCCCGTCTACGGTCAAGACGTCGAGTCGTTCGAGGGCTACGAATACCTCTTCTGGGTCGGCTGCGCCGGCGCCTACGAGGATCGCGCCAAGAAGACCACGAAGGCCGTCGCCGAACTCCTCAACATCGCGGCCGTCGACTTCATGGTCCTGGGGCAGGGCGAGACCTGCACCGGCGACTCCGCACGCCGTGCCGGAAACGAGTTCCTGTTCCAGATGCTGGCGCAGCAGAACATCGAGACCTTCAACGAACTCTTCGCCACCGCGCCCCAGCAGCGCCGCAAGATCGTCGTGACCTGTGCGCACTGCTTCAATGCGATCTACAACGAGTACCCGCAGGTCGCCGGGATCACCGGCGAGGCCTCGGCCGGCCAGTACGAGGTGGTGCACCACACCCAGCTGCTGAACCGCCTGGTTCGGGAGAAGCGCCTGGTGCCGGTCGCCCCGGTCGGCGGGCGCGAAGTGACCTACCACGATCCCTGCTACCTCGGTCGTCACAACACCATCTACGACGCTCCGCGCGAACTGATGGAGGCCTCCGGCTCCACCCTGACCGAGATGCCGCGACACGGCTCGCGCTCCATGTGCTGTGGCGCCGGCGGCGCGCGCATGTGGATGGAGGAGCAGATCGGCAAGCGCATCAACGTCGACCGCGTCGACGAGGCGCTCGACACCCTGGCCACCACGCCCACCGGTGACGACACCAAGCTCGTCGCGACCGGCTGCCCGTTCTGCCGCGTCATGCTGACCGACGGCGTCACCGCGCAGACCTCCGGCACCGAGCTGGAGGACAAGATCGAGGTGGTCGACGTCGCCCAGATGATCCTGGAAGGCGTCAGACGCGGACAGCACGAGGGCATCACCCGCGGCGACAAGCACCACGGACCCAAGTGGGTCGCCAAGCCGGAGCCCGAGCCCGAAACCGAGCCGGAACCCGCACCGGTCAAGGCCGCCCCCGCGGCAAAGACCGAAGCGCCCGCTGCCACGAAGCCCGCGACCGGCGGGCTGGCGCCCAAGGGTGGACTGAAGAAGCCTGGCGGTCTCAAGAAGCCGGGTGGGGCACCTGCCCCCGGCGGGGCTGCCAAGCCGGCCGCGGACGCCGCACCTGCCGAGGGCGGGCTGGGCAAGCCGAGCGGCCTCAAGAAGCCCGGCGGCTTGAAGAAGCCGGGCGGAATCAAGAAGCCCGGTGGCGCGGCCCCGGCGGCAGCGGAGGCGCCGCCCGAGGCAGAGGCGGCTGCGACGGAGACCGCACCGAACGGGTTGAAGAAGCCCGGCGGCATCAAGAAGCCCGCCGCAGCTGCTCCCGCGCAGGCGCACGCTGACGTCACCGCTGTCACCGATGCACCGGCCACCGAGACCACCACCGCGCCGTCGGAGGGCAAGGCCAAGGGCTTCGGCATGGCCGGCGGTCTCAAGAAGCCCGGCGGCGGACTCCGCAAGCCCGGTGCCCCGAAGGCCACAGCGGCACCGGCGGCGGACGACACCGAGGTTCCGGCCGCGGAGACCGTCGAGGACACGGCCGACGTGATCGAAGCCGTGGATCCGGGCGCGGCGGCGATGGCCGAGTCGGCTCAGGAGCAGGCGACCGAGACCGCAGCGGCGACCACTGCCGCGACGGAAGGCAAGGCCAAGGGCTTCGGCATGGCCGGCGGCCTCAAGAAGCCCGGCGGCGGACTCCGCAAACCCGGTGCCTCGAAGCCGGCAGCGGCGGCGGTCACCGAGGCCCCGGCGGAGGAGCCGATCGAAGGCGCGCCCCTCGACGACACTCCGGCCACCGAGGACACCGCCCCCGACGTCCCCGCCGAGGCGCCCGACGAGGTCGCCGACGCCGCGGTCGCAGTCGAGACCGAGGCCGAGGCATCCCGGTCCTCCGATGCCGTCACCACGGGCACCGAGGGCAAGGCGAAGGGCTTCGGCATGGCCGCGGGCAAGAAGCGTCCCGGACGCTAG
- a CDS encoding exodeoxyribonuclease III, with protein sequence MTCADGRFGGEGFDVVGFNVNGIRAARRRGFDAWLAARRPDVLAIQELRCGADDVGEFPGYHAAYDVGAIPGRNGVAVLTRTAPHAVRSWADAPPKARGLGVFAHEGRYLEVDLADRPLTVGCLYLPKGGLPADLQRPGSMREKPDGGAKYARKMGFLAAFRRELDRNRRAALAAGREFLLVGDLNVAHLEHDVTNWRPARKMEGFLPEEREWFSSVTGPRRFVDVVRRLHGDRPGPLTWWSWAGESFAKDVGWRIDHQLATPGLARRAVSVTVDKEPSADQRLSDHAPLIVRYAD encoded by the coding sequence ATGACGTGCGCGGACGGCCGATTCGGCGGGGAGGGATTCGACGTCGTCGGCTTCAACGTGAACGGGATCCGGGCAGCGCGCCGGCGCGGGTTCGACGCATGGCTGGCCGCGCGCCGGCCGGACGTGCTCGCGATTCAGGAGTTGCGTTGCGGCGCAGACGATGTCGGCGAGTTCCCGGGATACCACGCGGCCTACGACGTCGGTGCCATTCCGGGGCGGAACGGAGTCGCCGTGCTGACCCGCACCGCACCGCACGCCGTGCGGAGCTGGGCCGACGCCCCGCCGAAGGCCCGCGGCCTGGGGGTCTTCGCGCACGAGGGCCGCTACCTGGAGGTGGACTTGGCGGACCGGCCGCTGACCGTGGGCTGCCTGTACTTGCCCAAGGGCGGCCTGCCCGCCGACCTGCAGAGGCCCGGCTCGATGCGCGAGAAGCCGGACGGCGGCGCCAAGTACGCCCGCAAGATGGGCTTTCTCGCAGCGTTCCGGCGCGAGCTGGACCGGAATCGACGAGCGGCGCTGGCCGCCGGGCGCGAGTTCTTGCTGGTGGGCGACCTCAATGTCGCGCATCTGGAACACGACGTGACCAATTGGCGGCCGGCCCGCAAGATGGAGGGTTTTCTTCCCGAGGAGCGGGAGTGGTTCTCGTCGGTGACCGGGCCGCGGCGGTTCGTGGACGTGGTGCGCCGCCTGCACGGCGACCGCCCAGGGCCGCTGACCTGGTGGAGCTGGGCGGGAGAGTCGTTCGCCAAGGACGTCGGCTGGCGGATCGATCACCAGCTGGCGACGCCGGGCCTGGCTCGTCGTGCGGTGTCGGTGACCGTGGACAAGGAGCCGTCCGCCGATCAGCGGCTCTCCGATCACGCTCCGTTGATCGTCCGCTACGCCGACTGA
- a CDS encoding WS/DGAT/MGAT family O-acyltransferase has translation MQYMPVTESMFLIGETRDQPMHVGGLQLFVPREGQTAAELADEIHERFQAATDFQEAFLRRPAGSVAGYLAWQHADGIDFDYHVRRIALPRPGEIKNLLRYVSLNHGTLLDRSKPMWELHIIEGLKDGRLALYTKVHHSTVDGVTALRMLQRCLTTDADDRTGTAFWDAHLRRRRRPRAPKPERSLLGKVSDTVGSVVRTADDIVGIAPAAAKVAVSGMRNKDFIPPMKPAPKTMLNVPIGAARRFAAQDWPTERIRAAARRHHVTVNDVILAMCSGALRSYLADHDALPDESLVAMVPVSLHDAESEGNNVTAILAKLATDLPAPADRLREIRSSTSTAKNVIRGLRPLQQLALGAVNLWPLAFSPMPGGLDLSPQMFNVVISNVPGADEQLYWNGARLDGCYPASIPVDGQAMNITITSVGGKTAFGITGARAQLPSLQRMLDHLETALAEIETIEPIH, from the coding sequence ATGCAGTACATGCCAGTGACCGAGTCGATGTTCCTCATCGGCGAGACACGCGATCAGCCCATGCATGTGGGCGGCCTTCAGCTGTTCGTGCCCCGCGAAGGGCAGACGGCGGCCGAACTGGCCGACGAGATACATGAGCGCTTTCAGGCGGCCACGGACTTCCAGGAGGCCTTCCTCCGCCGGCCGGCGGGCAGTGTCGCGGGATATCTCGCCTGGCAGCACGCCGACGGCATCGATTTCGACTACCACGTGCGCCGCATCGCGCTGCCCCGCCCAGGCGAGATCAAGAACCTGCTGCGCTACGTCTCGCTCAACCACGGCACCCTGCTCGACCGCTCCAAGCCGATGTGGGAGCTCCACATCATCGAGGGACTCAAGGACGGGCGTCTGGCGCTCTACACCAAGGTTCACCACTCGACCGTCGACGGCGTCACCGCGCTGCGCATGCTGCAGCGCTGCCTGACCACCGACGCCGACGACCGCACCGGCACCGCGTTCTGGGACGCCCACCTCCGAAGGAGGCGGAGGCCGCGCGCGCCGAAGCCCGAGCGAAGTCTGCTCGGGAAGGTCAGCGACACGGTCGGCAGCGTGGTGCGCACCGCGGACGACATCGTCGGCATAGCGCCCGCAGCGGCCAAGGTCGCCGTCTCGGGCATGCGGAACAAGGACTTCATCCCTCCGATGAAGCCGGCCCCCAAGACGATGCTCAACGTCCCGATCGGCGCCGCCCGCCGCTTCGCCGCACAGGACTGGCCGACCGAGCGCATCCGCGCAGCCGCGCGCCGCCACCACGTGACGGTGAACGACGTCATCCTCGCCATGTGCTCGGGAGCGTTACGCTCCTACCTCGCCGACCACGACGCCCTGCCGGACGAGTCCCTGGTCGCCATGGTCCCGGTGTCGCTGCACGACGCCGAGTCCGAGGGCAACAACGTGACCGCGATCCTGGCGAAGCTCGCGACCGACCTCCCCGCACCCGCCGACCGGCTTCGAGAAATCCGGTCGTCCACGTCCACGGCCAAGAACGTCATCCGCGGTCTGCGCCCGCTGCAGCAGCTGGCCCTGGGTGCGGTGAACCTGTGGCCGCTCGCCTTTTCGCCCATGCCCGGCGGCCTGGACCTGTCGCCGCAGATGTTCAACGTCGTGATCTCCAACGTGCCCGGCGCCGACGAACAGCTCTACTGGAACGGCGCCCGACTGGACGGCTGCTATCCGGCGTCGATTCCGGTCGACGGTCAGGCGATGAACATCACCATCACCTCAGTCGGCGGCAAGACGGCGTTCGGGATCACCGGTGCCCGCGCACAGTTGCCGAGCCTGCAACGCATGCTCGATCACCTGGAGACCGCCCTCGCAGAGATTGAGACGATCGAACCGATCCACTGA
- a CDS encoding WS/DGAT/MGAT family O-acyltransferase: MQYMPVTQSMFLIAETRDQPMHVGGLQLFVPREGQTAADLAEEVHRKFLDAEEIQPLFLKRPASPASIAGYTAWQQAHDIDFDYHVRRIVLPRPGEIKNLLRYVSLNHGALLDRSRPMWEVHIIEGLQDGRLALYTKIHHSLADGVTALRILQRALSTDPDDRTGTAFWDSALLRRRPRKRTDEPRTGLLRKVAGAAGSTVGLLDDVLGLGPAALKVAVAGISDRDYVAPLQMAPKTILNVPIGSARRFAAQDWPTDRLRAAARRHGATFNDILLAMCSGGLRRYLSDQGALPDRSLTSCLPVSLHADGDGDGNAITAVIVRMATDVDDPTERLREIRASTSSAKHVVRGLKQVQSLALGAANIWPLAFAPVPGFVDFTPRGFNLMISSVPGPDEPLYWNGARLDGCYPVSIPMEGLAMNITITTVGGKANFGIIGARAQLPSLQRILDHLDAALTELERIEPIDA, encoded by the coding sequence TTGCAGTACATGCCGGTGACGCAGTCGATGTTCCTGATCGCCGAAACACGTGACCAGCCCATGCACGTCGGCGGGCTGCAGTTGTTCGTGCCCCGCGAGGGCCAGACCGCGGCGGATCTGGCCGAAGAGGTCCACCGGAAGTTCCTCGACGCCGAAGAGATCCAGCCGCTCTTCCTGAAGAGACCGGCGAGCCCGGCCAGCATCGCCGGTTACACCGCGTGGCAGCAGGCACACGACATCGACTTCGACTATCACGTCCGCCGCATCGTTCTGCCGCGCCCGGGCGAGATCAAGAACCTGCTGCGTTACGTCTCGCTGAACCACGGGGCCCTGCTCGACCGCTCCCGGCCGATGTGGGAGGTCCACATCATCGAAGGCCTTCAGGACGGGCGTTTGGCGCTCTACACCAAGATCCACCACTCGCTCGCCGACGGCGTCACCGCCCTGCGGATCCTGCAGCGGGCGCTGTCCACTGACCCCGACGACCGCACCGGCACCGCATTCTGGGACTCCGCACTGCTGCGTCGCCGTCCCCGCAAGCGCACGGACGAACCCCGCACCGGACTCCTGCGAAAGGTCGCCGGCGCGGCCGGATCCACGGTCGGCCTACTCGACGACGTGCTCGGACTGGGACCGGCCGCGCTGAAGGTCGCCGTCGCCGGCATCTCGGACCGGGACTACGTGGCGCCGCTGCAGATGGCCCCCAAGACGATCCTCAACGTCCCGATCGGATCGGCACGACGATTCGCCGCGCAGGATTGGCCGACCGATCGCCTGCGCGCGGCCGCCCGCAGGCACGGCGCCACCTTCAACGACATCCTCCTCGCGATGTGCTCGGGCGGTCTCCGGCGATACCTCAGCGATCAGGGCGCGCTGCCGGACCGCTCGCTCACGTCGTGCCTGCCGGTGTCCCTGCACGCGGACGGCGACGGCGACGGCAACGCGATCACCGCGGTCATCGTGCGGATGGCCACCGACGTCGACGACCCCACCGAGCGACTCCGGGAGATCCGCGCCTCCACGTCGAGCGCCAAACACGTGGTGCGCGGCCTGAAGCAGGTGCAGTCGCTGGCCCTGGGCGCGGCCAACATCTGGCCGCTGGCCTTCGCCCCGGTGCCCGGTTTCGTGGACTTCACCCCGCGCGGCTTCAATCTCATGATCTCCAGCGTTCCCGGCCCCGACGAGCCGCTGTATTGGAACGGCGCGCGACTCGACGGCTGCTACCCGGTGTCGATCCCGATGGAGGGGCTGGCGATGAACATCACGATTACCACGGTCGGGGGCAAGGCGAACTTCGGCATCATCGGCGCGCGAGCCCAGCTGCCGAGCCTGCAGCGCATCCTCGACCATCTCGACGCCGCCCTGACCGAGCTCGAACGGATCGAGCCGATCGATGCGTGA
- a CDS encoding DUF1361 domain-containing protein → MRDPRYLALLAALAGTSLLTAVLGITDPEAPLSYPSRFLIWNLFLAWIPLVFAFAFAAVPRRIWLLPFGVLWLAFLPNAPYLITDLVHLRNGYDLWRHVLQYGVAAWTGIMLGVVSMRLVHRRLTAEFGRVTGWTAMAVTVALCAVGVVIGRFQRWNSWDLIDRPDAVVAGTLDWVRNPLSHVESTGVGLAVAAFFALAYLTMWAYEAVGSAPPSR, encoded by the coding sequence CTGCGCGACCCGCGCTACCTGGCCCTGCTGGCGGCACTCGCCGGGACCTCGCTGCTGACCGCCGTCCTGGGGATCACCGATCCCGAGGCGCCACTGAGCTATCCGAGCCGATTCCTGATCTGGAATCTCTTCCTGGCCTGGATCCCCCTGGTCTTCGCCTTCGCGTTCGCCGCAGTGCCGCGCCGGATCTGGCTGCTTCCGTTCGGTGTCCTGTGGCTCGCGTTCTTGCCGAACGCGCCGTACCTGATCACCGATCTGGTGCATCTCCGCAACGGGTACGACCTCTGGCGGCACGTCCTGCAGTACGGTGTCGCGGCCTGGACGGGGATCATGCTCGGCGTGGTGTCCATGCGCCTAGTGCATCGCCGGCTCACCGCCGAGTTCGGTCGTGTCACCGGCTGGACGGCGATGGCGGTGACGGTCGCGCTCTGCGCGGTCGGCGTGGTGATCGGCCGATTCCAGCGGTGGAACTCGTGGGATCTGATCGACCGCCCCGATGCGGTGGTCGCCGGCACTCTCGACTGGGTCCGCAACCCTCTCTCCCATGTCGAGTCCACCGGCGTCGGACTGGCTGTCGCCGCGTTTTTCGCCCTCGCCTACCTCACGATGTGGGCCTACGAGGCCGTCGGAAGCGCACCGCCTTCGAGATAG